One segment of Gemmatimonadota bacterium DNA contains the following:
- a CDS encoding Rrf2 family transcriptional regulator, translating to MRLTRHTDNALRCLTYLAIHTDGPVTAGEIARRMRMSEDHLAKVIARLSQMGYVETLRGRSGGVKLARPATDIRIGDVVRETEDNLCLVECFNAETNQCPIAAVCALAGILDNALREFLTALDGVTLADLAKNPKELDARMPA from the coding sequence ATGCGCCTTACCCGACACACCGACAATGCGTTGCGTTGTCTCACATACCTTGCAATTCACACCGATGGACCGGTTACGGCTGGTGAAATCGCGAGGCGAATGCGGATGTCCGAGGATCACCTCGCCAAGGTGATCGCCCGCCTCTCCCAGATGGGCTACGTCGAAACGCTGCGCGGGCGCTCCGGCGGCGTGAAGCTCGCTCGGCCGGCCACCGACATCCGCATTGGCGACGTCGTGCGCGAGACGGAAGACAACCTCTGCCTCGTCGAGTGCTTCAACGCCGAGACCAATCAGTGCCCCATCGCTGCGGTCTGTGCGCTCGCGGGAATACTCGACAACGCCTTGCGCGAGTTTCTCACTGCACTCGACGGGGTCACGCTGGCCGATCTCGCCAAGAACCCGAAGGAGTTGGACGCGCGGATGCCAGCCTAG